Proteins found in one Bremerella volcania genomic segment:
- a CDS encoding TrmH family RNA methyltransferase has protein sequence MPEIIRSLQNAQIKSAVKLRDRRGRMQQKRTVVDGLREIRRALQSCFPIETIFVFPDAISGPEAAYFEQLLADYGDIPILHVTREVMEKLAFGQRIEGAVAVAKVSEKKLADMVLPESPLVVVIEQVEKPGNVGAILRTMDAVGADLLISADGRTDLFNPNAIRASLGTIFSMAVVDATSEETIAFLKDNQFQIYAARVDGSVPYTTVDMQQATALVLGSEAHGLSDQWHQAGIVNIHLPMQGIADSLNVSTTAAVLLYESLRQRS, from the coding sequence ATGCCAGAAATCATCCGTTCCCTCCAGAACGCTCAGATCAAGTCGGCCGTTAAGCTTCGTGACCGGCGTGGGCGCATGCAGCAGAAGCGAACCGTGGTGGATGGCCTCCGCGAGATCCGCCGGGCTCTTCAATCGTGCTTTCCGATCGAAACGATCTTCGTGTTTCCCGACGCCATCTCCGGTCCTGAGGCCGCCTACTTCGAACAACTTCTAGCCGATTACGGCGACATCCCCATCCTGCACGTCACCCGCGAAGTGATGGAGAAACTGGCGTTCGGTCAACGCATTGAAGGGGCCGTCGCCGTCGCAAAAGTTTCGGAAAAGAAGCTGGCGGACATGGTTCTTCCCGAGTCTCCGTTGGTCGTCGTCATCGAACAAGTCGAGAAGCCCGGCAACGTCGGGGCCATCTTACGCACGATGGACGCCGTGGGAGCCGATCTCCTGATTTCGGCCGATGGCCGCACCGATTTGTTCAACCCCAATGCGATTCGCGCGAGCCTGGGGACGATCTTTTCGATGGCGGTGGTCGATGCGACCTCGGAAGAGACGATTGCGTTTTTAAAGGACAACCAGTTTCAGATCTATGCGGCCAGGGTCGATGGGTCGGTACCCTACACGACGGTCGACATGCAGCAGGCCACGGCCTTGGTTCTCGGCAGCGAAGCACACGGCCTCAGCGACCAGTGGCACCAGGCAGGGATCGTCAACATTCACCTGCCGATGCAGGGAATCGCCGATAGCCTGAACGTTTCGACCACTGCGGCAGTCCTGCTGTACGAATCGCTGCGACAGCGATCGTAG
- a CDS encoding class I SAM-dependent methyltransferase, translated as MTAADLASFQYSLLDFGSGRKLEQFGSVVLDRYSPSAEGFKATKPDLWSQAIAKYVRRTETQGDWLDADCLPPTWEVAAGSLKFRLKTTKFGHLGLFPEQFANWKWLTQTCRESSRPLRVLNLFAYTGGSSLACALGGAEVAHVDAAANVVKWARTNAELSGMAGAPIRWIAEDARKFVKREIKRGNTYDGVILDPPSYGHGSKGEVWRIDKHLPLLMGYLNELLAEDPKLVLLTCHSPGYEDDTLKQMIDEAFPSISPRKIEAGPLTIADRNGRQLPSGYYASFQNVS; from the coding sequence ATGACCGCTGCCGATCTGGCCTCATTTCAATATAGCTTGCTCGACTTTGGCTCCGGTCGAAAGTTAGAACAATTCGGATCGGTCGTTCTCGATCGGTATTCTCCTTCCGCCGAAGGATTTAAGGCCACCAAGCCCGATCTCTGGTCGCAGGCCATCGCCAAATACGTACGCCGCACCGAAACCCAGGGAGACTGGCTCGACGCCGACTGTTTGCCCCCAACCTGGGAGGTCGCCGCGGGCTCTCTGAAATTTCGTTTGAAAACGACCAAGTTTGGTCACTTGGGTCTCTTCCCCGAACAGTTCGCCAACTGGAAATGGCTGACCCAGACCTGTCGCGAGAGTTCCCGCCCGCTAAGAGTGCTCAACTTGTTCGCTTACACCGGAGGCTCTTCGCTAGCCTGCGCCCTGGGTGGGGCCGAAGTCGCCCATGTCGATGCAGCCGCCAACGTCGTGAAATGGGCGCGAACCAACGCCGAACTTTCCGGCATGGCCGGTGCACCGATTCGCTGGATTGCCGAGGATGCCCGCAAATTCGTGAAACGCGAGATCAAACGAGGCAACACGTACGACGGGGTAATCCTCGATCCACCCAGCTACGGCCACGGCTCGAAGGGGGAAGTCTGGCGGATTGACAAACACCTTCCGCTGCTCATGGGATACCTGAACGAGCTTTTGGCCGAAGACCCCAAGCTCGTTTTGCTGACGTGCCACTCCCCCGGCTATGAAGACGATACCCTTAAGCAAATGATCGACGAAGCGTTCCCCAGTATTTCCCCCCGAAAAATCGAAGCCGGACCATTAACCATCGCCGATCGCAACGGACGCCAATTACCCAGCGGGTACTACGCAAGTTTTCAAAACGTGTCGTGA
- a CDS encoding PDZ domain-containing protein, with product MTRCLVLSLLVCLICGGIMFAPVAHGADPAEGAPAKQPPTSAQIASWIDQLDSDKFLLRENATQKLISAQQAAIGPLADAVRTGSLEKAFRCIHVLRAFAIGDDIETEIQASAKLALIAATENDRVGAYAGDVLKRIEPIQRERAIRILSGLGVKFTSYAPMQGFQGMDEGPGIWITNDYTGSAKHLHYLQHLGFIEDVQIENDKITADWFAEIAKMPNVDHLTIKDGPVDIEMLRELEPLLHKIEFVRLYYLKLKTSPAPLLSKMTMLRQAELFGMVIDGKELFQDAQEQQRIRSALPGVLPEGIKFRSGGFLGVRGPSDGNRGPCVVQSVDQDTGAYKAGLRGGDTVTEVNGTQVQGFMHLIELLQDKKAGDKVKMVAVRGTETKELDVTLGKWQLREVY from the coding sequence GTGACACGTTGTCTAGTACTAAGTCTGTTGGTTTGCCTGATTTGCGGCGGCATCATGTTCGCGCCCGTTGCCCACGGGGCCGATCCTGCTGAGGGTGCCCCGGCGAAGCAGCCTCCGACCTCGGCACAGATCGCGTCTTGGATCGATCAACTCGATAGCGACAAGTTCCTCTTGCGCGAAAATGCCACGCAGAAACTGATCAGTGCCCAGCAGGCGGCGATTGGGCCCCTGGCCGATGCGGTTCGTACTGGCAGCCTGGAAAAGGCTTTTCGTTGTATCCATGTCCTGCGGGCCTTCGCCATCGGGGACGATATCGAGACCGAGATCCAGGCCAGCGCGAAACTGGCCCTGATCGCCGCCACCGAGAATGATCGTGTGGGGGCATACGCCGGCGACGTACTGAAGCGGATCGAGCCGATTCAGCGTGAACGGGCCATTCGCATCCTTAGCGGTCTCGGGGTGAAGTTCACCAGCTACGCCCCGATGCAAGGGTTTCAGGGGATGGACGAAGGGCCCGGCATCTGGATCACCAACGACTACACCGGCTCGGCCAAGCATCTGCATTACCTGCAGCACCTGGGCTTCATCGAAGACGTGCAGATCGAGAACGACAAGATCACGGCGGACTGGTTTGCCGAGATCGCCAAGATGCCTAACGTCGATCATTTGACGATCAAAGATGGACCGGTCGATATCGAAATGCTGCGGGAACTGGAACCGCTTCTGCACAAGATTGAGTTTGTGCGGCTCTACTATCTGAAACTGAAGACCTCCCCTGCTCCGCTGTTGTCGAAGATGACGATGCTTCGCCAGGCAGAACTGTTTGGCATGGTGATCGACGGCAAAGAACTCTTCCAGGACGCACAAGAACAGCAGCGTATTCGCTCGGCTTTACCAGGCGTTCTGCCGGAAGGAATCAAGTTTCGTAGCGGTGGCTTTCTGGGGGTACGCGGTCCCAGTGATGGCAACCGCGGTCCGTGCGTCGTGCAGAGTGTCGACCAGGACACCGGAGCCTACAAGGCTGGCCTGCGGGGTGGGGACACGGTGACCGAAGTCAACGGGACGCAGGTCCAAGGGTTCATGCACTTGATCGAGTTGCTGCAAGATAAGAAGGCAGGCGATAAGGTTAAAATGGTTGCCGTTCGCGGAACCGAAACCAAAGAACTGGACGTTACCCTCGGAAAGTGGCAGCTTCGCGAAGTCTATTAA